The following are from one region of the Mycolicibacterium helvum genome:
- a CDS encoding MmpS family transport accessory protein → MLLVAVVVVAVAGFAVYRLHGIFGSQDVTSTPSGAGNDIVAFNPKHVVMEVFGPPGTVATVTYTDVNAQPQRADNVTLPWAYDTTTTQPAVFVNVTAQGDSDSLGCRIKIDDVVKDERSVNTLNAFTYCLDKSG, encoded by the coding sequence ATGCTGCTGGTCGCGGTGGTCGTCGTCGCGGTGGCCGGCTTCGCGGTGTACCGCCTGCACGGCATCTTCGGCTCCCAAGACGTCACGTCCACCCCCAGCGGCGCGGGCAACGACATCGTCGCGTTCAACCCCAAGCACGTGGTCATGGAGGTTTTCGGTCCGCCGGGCACCGTCGCGACCGTCACCTACACCGACGTCAACGCCCAACCACAGCGCGCTGACAACGTCACGCTGCCCTGGGCCTACGACACCACCACCACCCAGCCGGCGGTCTTCGTCAACGTCACCGCCCAGGGCGACAGCGACTCGCTCGGCTGCCGCATCAAGATCGACGATGTAGTGAAAGACGAAAGATCGGTCAACACGTTGAACGCCTTCACCTACTGCCTGGACAAGTCCGGATGA
- a CDS encoding TetR-like C-terminal domain-containing protein, whose protein sequence is MVGAVTRVADRAMEPSPWTPREAELLAATLQLLQQHGYERLTVDAVAATAKASKATVYRRWPSKGELVLAAFIEGCRQVLVVPDTGTLRGDLLLLGESITAHAAQHSATIRAVMVEVSRDPALRDAMQHQFLDQRKALIESVLQHAVDRGEIDAAAISAELWDLLPGYLIFRSIVPNRPPNQKTVHTFVDNVLIPSLTRPLT, encoded by the coding sequence ATGGTGGGCGCTGTGACCCGAGTTGCCGACCGCGCCATGGAGCCGTCTCCATGGACGCCGCGCGAGGCCGAACTGCTGGCCGCCACGCTGCAACTGTTGCAACAGCACGGGTATGAGCGACTGACGGTGGATGCCGTCGCGGCGACAGCCAAGGCGAGCAAGGCGACGGTGTACCGGCGCTGGCCCTCGAAAGGCGAACTGGTGCTGGCCGCCTTCATCGAGGGCTGCCGCCAGGTCTTGGTCGTCCCCGATACCGGAACGCTGCGGGGTGATCTGCTGCTTCTCGGTGAGTCGATCACCGCACACGCCGCCCAACACTCGGCCACCATCCGCGCGGTGATGGTCGAGGTGTCTCGCGACCCCGCGTTGCGTGACGCCATGCAGCACCAATTCCTCGACCAACGCAAGGCATTGATCGAATCGGTGCTGCAGCACGCCGTCGACCGGGGTGAAATCGATGCGGCCGCCATCAGTGCGGAACTTTGGGACCTGCTACCCGGCTATCTGATCTTCCGGTCGATCGTCCCCAATCGCCCGCCGAACCAGAAGACCGTGCACACGTTCGTCGACAACGTCCTGATCCCCAGCCTCACCAGGCCGCTGACGTAG
- a CDS encoding MMPL/RND family transporter yields the protein MSEQQVSDRSFTHRAAHACRVLAAPILLVWLAVAALTNALVPQLEVVGEAHNVALSSPDAPSLQAFQRIGKVFGEFDSDSAAMIVLEGDQPLGADAHRYYDDLIRRVEADHKHVQHVQDFWGDPLTAAGAQSPDGKAAYVQVFLSGNQGEALSLASVDAVRNIVDHTPAPPGIKAYVTGAAAQVADQFETGDKDTTKVTLLTIGVIAIMLLIVYRSLVTMILMLITVIIEMSAARGIVAWLANSGLIGLSTYSTNILTLLVIAAGTDYAIFLVGRYHEERSAGVDRQTAFYDTYRGTSHVILGSGLTIIGAVYCLNFTRNPYFQSLGIPAAIGVFIALIAALTLAPAVLTIGSHFGLMDPKRRAKTRGWRRIGTAIVRWPGPILVVSLAIALIGLLALPGYKTSYDVGAYMPGDAPSNVGYTAAERHFSKARLNPELLMIETDHDLRNPTDMILLERVAKAVFHTPGIAMVQSITRPLGTPLDHTSLAFQISAGSLGQINNLPFQQARASDLIKQVSEIDKSINILRQQYTLQQQSSDATHEQVEAFHRTVEVAQDLRNKIANFDDFFRPLRNYFYWEPHCFDIPICAAFRSVFDALDGIDALTDQLANVTASLDKLDALQPKLLSLIPQNIDTQQANRDLTMTNYATQSGLYDQSAAALQNATALGQAFDAAKTDDSFYVPPEAFSNSEFQRGLKLFLSPDGKAARMIITHDVDPATPEGLSHIDAIRHSAQEAIKGTPLAGSSIYIGGTASTYKDISDMAKYDLVIAGIAALSLILLIMMFITRSIVAAVVIVGTVALSLGASFGLSVLVWQYLFGMPLYWVVLALAVILLLAVGSDYNLLLISRFKEEIGAGLNTGIIRAMASTGGVVTAAGLVFAFTMASFIFSDLLVLGQIGTTIGLGLLFDTLIVRSFMTPSIAALLGRWFWWPLRVRPRPASSMLRPYGTRESVRQLLLWEDDEARQ from the coding sequence ATGAGCGAACAGCAGGTCTCCGATCGCTCGTTCACACACAGAGCGGCGCATGCGTGCCGGGTGCTCGCCGCGCCGATTCTGTTGGTCTGGCTCGCCGTCGCCGCCCTCACCAACGCGCTCGTTCCACAGCTCGAAGTCGTCGGTGAAGCCCACAACGTGGCACTGAGCTCACCCGACGCGCCGTCGCTGCAGGCGTTCCAGCGCATCGGGAAGGTCTTCGGTGAGTTCGATTCCGACAGCGCGGCGATGATCGTGCTGGAGGGCGACCAGCCGCTCGGAGCCGATGCACATCGGTACTACGACGACCTGATCCGGCGCGTCGAAGCCGACCACAAGCACGTCCAGCACGTCCAGGACTTCTGGGGAGATCCCCTGACTGCGGCGGGAGCACAAAGTCCCGACGGCAAGGCCGCCTACGTTCAGGTATTCCTGTCCGGCAACCAAGGCGAAGCGCTGTCATTGGCTTCCGTCGACGCCGTCCGCAACATCGTCGACCACACACCGGCGCCGCCCGGCATCAAGGCATACGTCACCGGCGCGGCCGCACAGGTGGCCGACCAATTCGAGACGGGCGACAAGGACACCACGAAGGTGACCCTGTTGACCATCGGGGTGATCGCGATCATGTTGCTGATCGTCTACCGCTCGCTGGTCACCATGATCTTGATGCTGATCACCGTCATCATCGAGATGTCTGCGGCCCGAGGGATAGTGGCGTGGCTGGCCAATTCTGGACTCATCGGACTCTCGACGTACTCGACCAACATTCTCACGCTTCTGGTGATCGCCGCGGGCACGGACTACGCGATATTCCTCGTCGGCCGCTATCACGAAGAGCGGTCGGCGGGAGTCGACCGGCAGACCGCGTTCTACGACACCTACCGCGGCACCTCACACGTCATTCTGGGTTCGGGCCTGACAATCATCGGCGCGGTCTACTGCTTGAATTTCACCCGGAATCCCTACTTTCAGAGCCTCGGCATCCCGGCCGCGATCGGGGTTTTCATCGCGCTGATCGCCGCACTGACCTTGGCTCCCGCCGTGCTGACGATCGGCAGCCACTTCGGGCTGATGGATCCCAAACGCCGCGCGAAGACCCGCGGCTGGCGGCGCATCGGCACGGCCATCGTGCGCTGGCCCGGACCGATCCTCGTTGTCTCCCTTGCGATCGCCCTGATCGGTCTGCTGGCGCTTCCCGGCTACAAGACCAGTTACGACGTCGGCGCCTACATGCCCGGCGACGCCCCCTCCAACGTCGGCTACACGGCCGCCGAGCGGCATTTCTCCAAGGCCCGGCTCAATCCCGAGCTGCTGATGATCGAGACCGATCACGATCTGCGAAATCCCACCGACATGATCCTGTTGGAGAGAGTCGCCAAGGCCGTCTTCCACACGCCCGGTATTGCGATGGTCCAGTCCATCACGCGCCCACTGGGAACACCGTTGGACCACACCTCGCTGGCATTTCAGATCAGCGCAGGCAGCCTCGGACAGATCAACAACCTGCCGTTCCAGCAGGCTCGAGCCTCCGACCTGATCAAGCAAGTGAGCGAGATCGACAAGTCGATCAATATCCTGCGCCAGCAGTACACCTTGCAGCAGCAGAGTTCTGACGCCACCCACGAACAGGTCGAGGCGTTCCACAGGACCGTGGAGGTGGCCCAGGACCTGCGCAACAAGATCGCCAACTTCGACGACTTCTTCCGACCGTTGCGCAACTACTTCTACTGGGAGCCGCACTGCTTCGACATCCCGATTTGTGCCGCCTTTCGGTCGGTCTTCGACGCGCTGGACGGGATCGACGCGCTCACCGATCAATTAGCCAATGTCACAGCGAGTTTGGACAAGCTGGATGCGCTGCAGCCGAAGCTGTTGTCTCTGATTCCGCAGAACATCGACACCCAACAAGCCAACCGCGACCTGACGATGACGAACTACGCCACCCAGTCCGGCCTCTACGACCAGTCGGCGGCCGCACTGCAGAACGCGACGGCTCTCGGTCAGGCATTTGACGCCGCCAAGACCGACGACTCGTTCTACGTCCCGCCGGAGGCCTTCAGTAACTCCGAGTTCCAGCGAGGGCTCAAGCTGTTCCTCTCCCCTGACGGCAAGGCCGCCAGGATGATCATCACCCACGACGTGGATCCGGCGACACCCGAAGGCCTTTCGCATATCGACGCGATCCGGCACTCGGCGCAGGAGGCGATCAAGGGAACCCCGCTGGCCGGATCGAGCATCTATATCGGTGGCACGGCGTCAACCTATAAAGACATTTCGGACATGGCCAAGTACGACCTGGTGATCGCCGGGATCGCCGCGCTCAGCCTGATTCTGCTGATCATGATGTTCATCACCCGTAGCATTGTCGCCGCGGTGGTCATCGTCGGCACGGTGGCGCTGTCCCTGGGCGCCTCATTCGGGCTCTCAGTATTGGTGTGGCAGTACCTATTCGGCATGCCGCTGTACTGGGTCGTGTTGGCGTTGGCCGTGATCCTGCTGCTTGCGGTGGGGTCGGACTACAACCTGCTACTGATATCGCGGTTCAAGGAAGAGATCGGCGCCGGCCTCAATACCGGCATCATCCGTGCGATGGCTAGTACCGGTGGTGTCGTCACCGCCGCAGGCCTGGTCTTCGCCTTCACGATGGCGTCCTTCATCTTCAGCGACCTGCTGGTGCTGGGCCAGATCGGCACGACGATCGGCCTGGGTCTGCTGTTCGACACCCTGATTGTGCGGTCGTTCATGACCCCGTCGATCGCCGCGCTGCTGGGCCGGTGGTTCTGGTGGCCGCTGCGGGTGCGGCCACGCCCGGCGAGCTCGATGCTGCGGCCCTATGGCACCCGCGAATCCGTGCGCCAACTGCTGCTATGGGAAGACGACGAGGCACGGCAGTAG